In one Pseudodesulfovibrio tunisiensis genomic region, the following are encoded:
- a CDS encoding V-type ATPase subunit a family protein, giving the protein MDRELGRLEGELKLLEHYKAEAYEKSRMHPYVFGAWACVTTGLGMISVGSGNVDLYGLILLFFGVWLIYRGKKNNKEKLEEVELHESQIKHLIAQIEELEKTV; this is encoded by the coding sequence GTGGACAGAGAACTAGGAAGGCTGGAAGGGGAGCTCAAGTTACTTGAACACTATAAGGCCGAGGCATACGAAAAATCCAGAATGCACCCCTATGTTTTCGGAGCATGGGCATGTGTTACGACTGGATTAGGGATGATCTCTGTTGGTTCTGGCAACGTCGACTTATATGGCTTGATTCTATTATTCTTCGGAGTTTGGCTCATCTACAGAGGGAAAAAAAACAACAAAGAAAAACTTGAAGAAGTCGAACTTCATGAAAGCCAAATAAAACATCTTATTGCACAAATAGAGGAATTAGAAAAAACGGTGTGA
- a CDS encoding metallophosphoesterase family protein, translating to MILVVGDIHATWAMLNELIRKKKPEIILQCGDFGFWPGHRFYDPAKKLIPGKTQIHWIDGNHEDHRSIRTGLKTGTLPVAENMPNVVYQPRGSTLTLPDGRKILFAGGAFSVDNKIRLPGKDWFPDLETLTEQDWNNFPDAHEGQVDIIISHTAPTEFAVKGVPLNEWPDWWDRDSDPSSEILSKALARYKPQQWYFGHFHKFQRGTYQGCNWIGLDSAQPGKKWWIELT from the coding sequence GTGATTCTCGTTGTAGGAGATATTCACGCTACATGGGCGATGCTCAATGAACTGATCAGAAAGAAAAAACCGGAAATCATTCTCCAATGCGGAGATTTTGGTTTTTGGCCTGGGCATAGATTTTATGACCCTGCAAAGAAACTGATTCCCGGAAAAACCCAAATACATTGGATCGACGGCAACCATGAGGACCACAGATCAATCCGTACGGGGCTAAAAACCGGCACCCTGCCTGTAGCCGAAAATATGCCCAATGTTGTGTACCAACCGCGCGGTTCAACTCTCACTCTTCCTGATGGTCGCAAAATTTTGTTTGCTGGCGGAGCCTTTTCGGTGGACAACAAAATTCGGTTACCCGGAAAAGACTGGTTCCCAGACCTTGAAACATTGACAGAGCAAGATTGGAACAATTTTCCAGATGCTCATGAAGGACAAGTGGACATCATCATCAGTCACACAGCGCCTACTGAGTTTGCTGTAAAAGGTGTCCCGCTCAATGAATGGCCAGATTGGTGGGATCGGGATAGTGACCCTTCTTCCGAAATTCTCAGCAAAGCGCTTGCTCGGTACAAGCCTCAGCAATGGTATTTCGGCCATTTTCACAAATTCCAACGTGGCACTTATCAAGGATGCAACTGGATAGGTCTCGATTCAGCACAACCAGGGAAAAAGTGGTGGATAGAACTGACCTAG
- a CDS encoding type IV secretion system protein, whose protein sequence is MMKKMVLLICILVVFPNNAIPLGVSDATSHIYLSEQVKQLTQQLENMQSQLNEAIKANETLTKSYEAATGTYDHVSGIYDDIMQTKAFLNDSYYTVVDQYRHYKGVYDDLRSPGKKDFETMKELLEGVFGDPRTATPEQDRRRVEREYQIRQQALKKAIEVGEETLATMPDRVKKLNSLAGKIGKTSGVKEAQALTNSILLEILTVLEEQLAISLRFQQAMSLQAYSGITDESIAKRAKLLRNVLQRKDVLGYELNNLHKIGVTDITDIKEVVGKAAIR, encoded by the coding sequence ATGATGAAAAAGATGGTTTTGCTGATATGTATACTTGTTGTTTTTCCAAACAACGCAATTCCTCTTGGTGTATCTGATGCTACTTCTCATATTTATCTTTCCGAGCAGGTTAAACAGCTCACACAGCAACTTGAAAATATGCAAAGTCAATTAAATGAAGCCATTAAGGCGAATGAAACGCTTACCAAGTCCTATGAAGCTGCAACAGGTACCTATGATCATGTGTCCGGCATTTACGATGATATTATGCAAACCAAGGCTTTTTTAAATGATTCTTATTATACCGTTGTGGATCAGTATCGTCATTACAAGGGGGTATATGACGATCTTCGAAGTCCGGGCAAGAAGGATTTTGAAACCATGAAGGAACTTTTGGAAGGAGTGTTCGGTGATCCGCGTACGGCTACACCAGAGCAGGATAGGAGACGTGTCGAACGTGAATATCAGATTCGCCAACAGGCTTTGAAAAAGGCGATTGAAGTTGGTGAAGAGACTTTGGCTACAATGCCGGATCGTGTGAAGAAGCTCAATTCACTTGCCGGGAAGATTGGCAAGACTTCGGGGGTGAAAGAAGCACAGGCCCTGACGAACAGTATTCTTCTTGAGATATTGACTGTGCTTGAAGAGCAATTGGCGATCAGCTTGCGTTTTCAGCAAGCCATGTCTTTGCAGGCATATTCCGGAATAACAGATGAATCGATTGCAAAGCGAGCAAAGCTATTGCGGAATGTGTTGCAGCGAAAAGATGTGCTTGGATATGAGTTGAATAATCTTCACAAAATAGGTGTTACCGACATAACTGACATAAAGGAAGTGGTGGGAAAAGCAGCCATAAGGTAA
- the mobC gene encoding plasmid mobilization relaxosome protein MobC: MRRELAKIGNNLNQVAYHLNVNHPVSTAQIQSRMKSLRKHLPSWFIFVGV, from the coding sequence ATGCGGCGTGAATTAGCCAAGATTGGCAACAACCTGAATCAGGTTGCATACCATCTGAACGTCAATCATCCAGTCAGTACCGCGCAGATTCAATCACGCATGAAGAGCTTGCGCAAACATTTGCCCAGTTGGTTCATCTTTGTCGGCGTATAG
- a CDS encoding type IV secretion system protein, which produces MEEYGISAHIFTNLLAMNTQYVFSVYESLMTSFGIFFRALIVLYTVYVGYVFYKSESRFSVCDMILSYLITASVYSVVFEWSWFYSVIIKTTLNMTLDTASFFISAATSNDAMGNFGSIHDVFKSLDQTLIDFYTAVQNLSPKGNILTYAWRYVCFIIAMIPLFMVFLAMYAAFFVIFCIAFFSMFIFYMIGGVCLLFVGFKETRHICFTWIRGLLNYMLLAVFAAVVMGICGKGIHDAVSLFAAQAETASVIVSDAYIKVFVWCTFCLAMILKTPDFAAHLTGTMAGSTSGVAGALSAGTSALGGGMLAGSKLAGGWAARKTWGLTRKGAGFAGNIGMNALEKLKIQRHAK; this is translated from the coding sequence ATGGAAGAGTATGGAATTTCAGCTCATATATTCACAAATTTGCTTGCGATGAATACGCAATACGTTTTTTCTGTGTATGAATCGTTAATGACATCATTTGGAATTTTTTTCAGAGCATTGATTGTTTTGTACACTGTATATGTTGGTTATGTTTTCTATAAATCAGAAAGTCGGTTTAGCGTATGTGATATGATTTTATCATATTTAATAACTGCATCGGTGTATTCTGTTGTGTTTGAATGGAGTTGGTTTTATTCAGTTATTATAAAAACTACACTGAATATGACTTTGGATACGGCATCTTTTTTCATTTCTGCTGCGACATCAAATGATGCGATGGGGAACTTTGGCAGCATACACGATGTATTTAAATCGTTGGACCAGACGCTCATTGACTTTTATACCGCTGTTCAAAATCTTTCGCCTAAAGGAAATATACTGACATATGCTTGGCGGTATGTCTGTTTTATTATAGCGATGATTCCTTTGTTCATGGTTTTTCTCGCCATGTATGCAGCTTTTTTTGTGATATTCTGCATCGCCTTTTTTTCTATGTTCATATTTTATATGATCGGCGGGGTGTGTCTCCTTTTTGTTGGTTTTAAAGAAACGAGGCATATCTGCTTCACTTGGATCAGAGGACTGCTGAATTACATGCTTTTGGCGGTCTTTGCGGCCGTTGTTATGGGAATTTGTGGAAAGGGTATTCATGACGCTGTTTCCTTATTTGCAGCTCAGGCTGAAACTGCATCCGTTATAGTCTCGGACGCGTATATTAAGGTCTTTGTCTGGTGTACTTTTTGCCTTGCCATGATTCTCAAAACTCCTGATTTTGCAGCGCATTTAACTGGCACAATGGCTGGATCAACCTCTGGTGTGGCCGGAGCCCTTTCGGCTGGAACTTCTGCCCTTGGAGGCGGAATGCTTGCTGGAAGCAAATTGGCTGGAGGCTGGGCCGCAAGAAAAACGTGGGGCTTAACTCGCAAGGGTGCTGGTTTTGCCGGAAACATAGGAATGAATGCATTGGAAAAATTGAAAATTCAACGGCATGCCAAATAA